The following are from one region of the Sphingomonas oryzagri genome:
- a CDS encoding DUF917 domain-containing protein has translation MRFDATALLDLAYGAAFLGSGGGGDPYYGRLLCEAELARDKSIELIQLGELPDGALVAPCGWIGAPTVSVEKLPSGRETVAGLRRLEEVMGRRIDAVLPVEIGGGNGLAPLAAAMQLGVPVVDADGMGRAFPESQMAIFNIRGLSACPSVLTDANGTVTVIENSDNLAHERIARGVSVAMGGIAHMVEYPLSGREARAHAIGGSISTAVAIGRAVREARAAGEDPFEALFAALRATGIYRYAGSLFDGKITDLERETRAGFSIGRLTIDGLHGEGEMELLFQNENLLARRAGTICAMVPDIITVMDRETADTITTERLKYGQRVKIVGASAPNILRERRALDFVGPEAFGFDDPYRPIEALNGWDRH, from the coding sequence ATGCGCTTTGATGCCACCGCCCTGCTGGATCTCGCTTACGGGGCCGCGTTCCTAGGTTCGGGCGGCGGGGGCGATCCCTATTACGGCCGCTTGCTGTGCGAGGCCGAACTGGCGCGCGACAAGAGCATAGAGCTCATCCAACTCGGGGAACTGCCCGACGGCGCGCTCGTCGCGCCCTGCGGCTGGATCGGCGCGCCCACCGTCTCGGTTGAGAAGCTGCCGAGCGGACGCGAGACGGTCGCGGGATTGCGCCGCCTCGAAGAGGTGATGGGCCGAAGGATCGACGCGGTACTCCCGGTCGAGATCGGTGGCGGCAACGGCCTGGCCCCACTGGCGGCGGCGATGCAGCTTGGCGTCCCCGTCGTCGACGCCGATGGCATGGGCCGCGCTTTCCCCGAAAGCCAGATGGCGATCTTCAACATCAGGGGGCTCTCCGCCTGCCCCTCGGTGCTGACGGACGCAAACGGGACCGTCACGGTCATCGAGAATAGCGACAATCTCGCCCACGAACGGATCGCGCGCGGGGTGTCGGTGGCCATGGGCGGCATCGCCCACATGGTCGAATACCCCCTGAGCGGCCGCGAAGCCCGCGCACATGCCATCGGGGGCAGCATCTCCACCGCCGTCGCGATCGGCCGTGCCGTGCGCGAAGCCCGCGCGGCGGGCGAAGATCCGTTCGAGGCGCTGTTCGCCGCACTCCGCGCGACCGGCATCTACCGCTATGCCGGCAGCTTGTTCGACGGCAAGATCACCGATCTGGAACGCGAGACGCGGGCCGGCTTTTCGATCGGCCGCCTGACCATCGACGGCCTCCATGGCGAGGGTGAGATGGAACTCCTCTTCCAGAACGAGAATTTGCTCGCGCGCCGCGCCGGCACGATCTGTGCGATGGTGCCCGACATCATCACCGTGATGGATCGCGAGACCGCCGACACGATCACCACCGAGCGCCTGAAATACGGTCAGCGCGTGAAGATCGTCGGCGCCTCGGCCCCCAATATCCTGCGCGAACGCCGGGCGTTGGATTTCGTCGGGCCGGAGGCGTTCGGCTTCGATGATCCCTATCGCCCGATCGAGGCATTGAACGGCTGGGATAGGCATTGA
- a CDS encoding hydantoinase/oxoprolinase family protein — protein sequence MIGACSVRVGVDVGGTNTDAVLMDGREVVAWTKAQTTADVSGGVASAIRTVLEDAGIAPGAISSVMIGTTHFTNALVERKHLSPVGILRLASPSGEALPPKTGWPAGLSGSIGDHVFLLGGGYEVDGREIAPLDEAGVREAAHTLRNAGIFAIAIISAFAPVNNAMEMRAAEIVKEEFPDAVLTLSSAIGRIGLIERENAAILNAALSDLAVRIAASFEEALRGLGIEAPLYISQNDGTLISAAQAAAYPVMTIGSGPTNSMRGAAFLTGLTDAIVMDVGGTTTDIGVLANGFPRESSVAVDIGGVRTNFRMPDILAIGLGGGTRIHLDEALYEAEAIDDAALRIGPDSVGFRIVEDARLFGGDTLTASDVGVALGLARFGAPEKLPALSDAALSAIASRIRDMLEEGIDRMKTARLDATVLAVGGGAFLVPDILKGAAQVIRPPHAPIANAVGAAIAQVGAQIEKVLDYDATPRAEALDAMKADVAAQAVAAGGDAATVQIVEVEEIFLSYLPGRAAQVRMKAVADLAEGGDRVHADAVAGVAHAL from the coding sequence ATGATTGGAGCATGCTCGGTGCGAGTGGGGGTCGATGTCGGGGGGACGAATACCGACGCGGTATTGATGGACGGACGTGAGGTCGTCGCCTGGACCAAGGCGCAGACCACCGCCGACGTGAGCGGCGGCGTCGCGTCCGCGATCCGCACCGTGCTGGAGGATGCGGGCATCGCGCCCGGCGCCATCTCCTCGGTGATGATCGGCACCACCCACTTCACCAACGCGCTGGTGGAGCGCAAGCATCTCTCGCCGGTCGGCATCCTGCGGCTCGCCAGCCCCTCGGGCGAGGCCCTGCCCCCCAAGACCGGTTGGCCCGCCGGCCTTTCCGGGAGCATCGGCGATCACGTCTTCCTGCTCGGCGGCGGATATGAGGTGGACGGCCGCGAGATCGCGCCGCTCGACGAGGCGGGCGTGCGCGAAGCCGCGCACACGCTGCGAAATGCCGGCATATTCGCGATCGCGATCATCAGCGCCTTCGCTCCCGTCAACAACGCCATGGAAATGCGCGCGGCGGAGATCGTCAAGGAAGAATTCCCCGACGCCGTCCTGACGCTGTCCAGCGCGATCGGCCGTATCGGCCTGATCGAGCGCGAGAATGCCGCGATCCTGAACGCGGCGCTGTCCGATCTGGCGGTCCGCATTGCGGCATCCTTCGAAGAGGCGCTGCGTGGGCTGGGGATCGAAGCGCCGCTCTATATCAGCCAGAATGACGGCACCTTGATCTCGGCCGCGCAGGCCGCCGCCTATCCGGTGATGACGATCGGCTCCGGCCCGACCAACAGCATGCGCGGCGCGGCTTTCCTCACGGGGCTGACCGACGCGATCGTCATGGACGTCGGCGGCACCACCACGGATATCGGAGTTCTCGCCAACGGCTTCCCGCGCGAATCCTCGGTGGCGGTCGATATCGGCGGGGTGCGGACCAACTTCCGGATGCCCGACATCCTCGCCATCGGTCTCGGCGGCGGCACCCGCATCCATCTCGATGAAGCGCTTTACGAGGCTGAAGCGATTGATGACGCGGCGCTGCGCATAGGGCCGGATTCGGTCGGCTTCCGCATCGTCGAGGATGCGCGCCTGTTCGGTGGCGACACGCTGACCGCGAGCGACGTGGGCGTCGCGCTGGGCCTTGCCCGCTTCGGTGCACCCGAGAAATTGCCCGCACTCAGCGACGCCGCCCTCTCCGCCATCGCGTCGCGCATCCGCGACATGCTGGAGGAAGGCATCGACAGGATGAAGACCGCGCGTCTCGATGCGACGGTGCTAGCGGTGGGCGGAGGCGCCTTTCTCGTGCCCGATATACTGAAGGGCGCGGCGCAGGTGATCCGCCCGCCCCATGCCCCGATCGCCAATGCGGTCGGCGCGGCGATCGCGCAGGTCGGCGCGCAGATCGAGAAGGTGCTCGATTACGATGCGACGCCGAGAGCCGAAGCGCTCGATGCGATGAAGGCTGACGTGGCCGCGCAGGCCGTCGCAGCCGGAGGCGATGCGGCTACCGTGCAGATCGTCGAAGTGGAGGAGATCTTCCTCAGCTATCTTCCCGGCCGCGCCGCTCAGGTGCGGATGAAGGCGGTGGCCGATCTGGCTGAGGGCGGCGATCGGGTTCATGCCGATGCCGTGGCGGGAGTGGCCCATGCGCTTTGA